The following is a genomic window from Butyricimonas faecihominis.
AGCAAAAATATAAGGTGTCCTCCTATCCGACATTTTTGGTTTTGAATGTAGATGGAAGTTTATTACATGCAGTTGTAGGAGCTTCTGCCACGGGAGAAGAGTTTGTGGCAAGGGTAAAAGAGGCATTTGATGATAATTCTGCGGGGAAACTGGCAGTTGAATACGAAAAAGGAAATCGGGATAGGGATTTCTTGATGACCTATATCAAGGCATTGGTGAAAGCTTGTGATGTAGAGAAAGCGCATAAAATTTCAGAAGATGTATTGGCATCGTTGAGTGATGATGAGAAATGCACGGAGCCATATTGGTTTATTTATGAAAATCTGGATTTATCTCCCATTGGTTCAAATAATATGATGTATTTATTACAACATGTGGATCAATTCCGGCAGGGAGTTGGTGTGGAGAAAGTAGATTCTGTCGTGGGAAATTTGTTTGCTATCCAACTGGAAAATATTTTGCGAGGACGCAATAGAACGGTAACTTTGGAAGATGTTGAGGTTGCAGGAAAAATGTTAGAGTCTTATCATTTGGAAGGACATGATTATTTGAATGATTATATAGCTTTGATTAAAGCGGTGAAAACAGAAAATACGGATGATGTCATAAAATTATACAAAAAGGTATTTCCCAAGATGGATGCCGGAAAAATTGCTTACTTGTATTTCACCCCGATAACAACGTTGAAGGGGAAATGGAGCGTGAAACAAAAGAAAGCGTTAAGTGCATTGACAAAAAAGATTGCAGGAAACGTGACATCAATTCCCATTCAATCCTCTTTGATGGGTTTTGCAAATATCACTCTTCCAAAGCTATAATGTAAAATGGTGCGTGCTTCGATTTTGTATTATTATAAATGAAATTACCATGAGATTTATATTATCTTTATTTTTATTGTTCTTGATCGGTCAACCGATAGTTTGGGGGCAAAATAGTATGGCAAGGACGTCTATTTTTGAAGAGGGGGGTGAGGTGAAGTCTTTTAAGGATAATTTCAAAAATTTGAAAGCAAATTGGGAACGAATAATTAATCATGCCGATTTTGAAATTATTTCTTGTGATTATGCTTATACGTTCAAAAATAAAAAACAAATAACCAAGTATGCTAAAGAACATTCTCGGTTGGAGACTCCTTTTTTTGCAATGAATATTCAAGCTTCCGTGAAAGATGGAAAATGGAGCGAGAAAATTTTTGTACGATTGACCTCTTTTGCGCAAATGGTGGAGGATGCTACGGAAAATAAAGAAGGGATACGAGATGATCATCTATATCATTTGGGACTTCGTAAAGCGGAAATCGAGAATAAAGTAAAAATTGGAGATCGGGTATATGCCATTCGTTATAAAGTGAATGGTAAGGAGCAGGTGGATTACGTGGTTTGTTCTGCGGAGAATTACAAAGTAATTTGTAGCTATTTATTCAATAGTGTTTCCTTTAGGAAAGGGTAAGAAATGAAAAGGTTAATATCACTATTTTGTTGTCTATGCTTGTTTATACCGACATTTGCACAGACAACTTTTCAAGAATTAACTCTTAAAGATGCATTAGAAAAGGCAAAGACAGAGAATAAGTATGTTTTTGTAGATTGTTATACTTCGTGGTGTGGATCATGTAAACTGATGACAGAAAATGTATTCCCCTCGAAAACTGTTGGGAATTACATGAATAATAAGTTTGTTTGTGTGAAATTTGATATGGAAAAGGAGGAAGGAATTGATATTCAGCAGAAATATCAAATTATGTCCTACCCAACTTTTTTGGTGTTGAAGACTGACGGAACACTGTTATCTCGGATTGTGGGGGCGATTCTTGATGAGGATAAATTTATTAAGAGAGTGGATTCGGTTTTTATGGAAAATTCTGTTATTCAGTTGGAAGGGGAGTACATGGCAGGGAATCGTAAGATGGATTTCCTGTTGAGATACATCAAAGCTTTACTGGCTTCCGAAAACACGACAAAAGCAAAAAGTATCGCATTGGATGTAATCACCTCTTTGGAAGATAAGCAGAAGTGTACGGCACCCTATTGGTTTATTTATGAAGATTATCGTTTGTCTCCTGTCGGATCGGGGAATTTAGCTTATTTGCTAAAACATGTAGAACAATTTCGTCAAGGTATCGGGGTAGAGAGGGTAGATAAAAAATTAGGAATCTTGTTCGCTCTCCAATTGGAAAGTATTCTCCGGGGAGCCAACAAAAATATTACTTTACAGGAGGTTGGTAAATTAAAGGTGACATTAGATACGTTTAAGCTGACAGGTCAGGACTACTTGTATGGGTATATTGATTTGATTAATGGGATAATGACGGGGAATACAGGGGTGTCGTTGGAAGCTTACAAACGGGTTTTCCCGTTTGTTGCGGATGAAAAAATTGCAACTTTTTATTTCATGCCGATCATGTATTTTAAAGATAAATGGAGTGTTGAGCAGAAAAAAGAACTGGCTGTCTTGACAGATCAATTGATCAAGAAGGTGCAATTACCAGAATTGAAATCTTCTTTGTATGAGATTAAAACAAATATCTTGACGAAGTAATCAAATTTATAAGTGATGATGAAATGGTTGTTTATTTTTTTCATGGTATGCCCGTTAATAGGGTGGAGCCAGATCAGGGTGGAACCTGTGCTAGTGCATGATACGGTCGAATTGAAAGTGGGTGATCGGGTTCCCGGATTCATATTTCGGGACACGGCAAAGCAAGAAATATCTTTGAAACAATTTAAAGGAAAATATGTCGTGATAGATGTGTGGGCATCGTGGTGTTACCCTTGTAAAAAGGAATATCCTACTTTGAGAAGATTATCAAAAGAATACAAAAATGTTGTTTTCGTTAGTCTTTCCTGTGATACGGAGGAGCAACGTTGGCGAAATGAATTGTGGTGGGGAAAAATGGATGGATACCAGTGGTGGATTGCAGGTGACGAATCTTCTATGATCGCTTTTCGAGTAAAAGCAATTCCTCGTCTTATATTATTGGACCGAAAAGGGAGAGTGATGGATTTGAAATTGCCCCAACCTTCAAGCCCTGAGTTTGAAAAGATATTGAAAGAATTAGAGAAAGACAATAAGAAATAAAAATTTGTTGTATGCTTGTAATCAAGAAGATAATGATCGTTCTTGCTTGTATCTTAATGTCCGGAGTTCGTGACAAGAGCGAGGATACGACTTTTAAATTTTTATTTCCGGCAAATGAGACGAGAAAAGTTGATCTCGAATTTCAGGACCAACGGACAACGTTAACATTTGTACCTTGGGATTCTTTGCGGGTAGCCTCGGTTTCACTTGCTTTATCTGGTGGAAAGTACGCTTGTTTATGGGTGGGAGAAATGCCTTATGTTATTTGGTTGGAAGCGGGAAAACCTTGGACTGCTAGGTTTGAGGGGAATCGATGGTTTTTTGAAGGGGTGGGTGCTAATGTGAATAATTATTTGAATAAATATGATGTCGAGCAAATTTATTTCATTGATTATTATCGTATAACGAACCGAGAGTTTCGGGAGAAACTAGATAGGGTGATGAATAAACGGGAAGAGGCTTTACGGGTAGCCTCCTTAGATTCTGGATTTGTGAAGCAGGAGAGAAAGCGATTACGTTATATAAAAAATAATCATTTAGCTTCGGCGGTTGTTTATGGAGAAGTGGAAGACAGAGAATCGGATTTGTTGGAGGATACTTATGCCGAGTTACAAAAGGCCGTAATTGAAGATACGACTTCGTGGGAGATTCCGGAATACCGGGAGTCGATGGATCGAGTGATGCATGCATTGATTAGAATGAAAGAGTTGAAAGGATCATTTTATGATATATCTTTAGAATTGTTACGTCAGACGATATCAACGTTTAAAGACGAACGGTTGATTGAATATATTGTGAATAAGAATGTGATGGCTTACATGAAAGCTTTGAGTGTAGGTACTACAGGTGAGATGGATTCGATTTTTAGGAATTGGGTACATCAGCCGATTTTAGTGGAGGCTTACGACAACTTGTGTCGTGCAAATAGAAAGTTGGAAAAAGGGCAGCCAGCTGTTCCGTTTACATTTCCGGATATCAATGGTAAAGAGATAAGTTTGTCGGATTTTAAAGGAAAATACGTGTATGTTGATTTGTGGGCAACTTGGTGTGGACCGTGTAATGCGGAAATCCCGTCATTAAAAAAATTAGAGGAAGAATTTCAAGGACGAAACATCTATTTTGTGAGTATATCTTGTGATAAAAGTCAGGATGAGTGGGAGAAATTTGTGAAAGAAAGGCAAATGGGAGGAATTCAATTACATATGCGGGGTGATAACAAATATATGGAGGAACTTGGGAACAACGGGATTCCTCGTTTTTTGTTAATAGACCGGGAAGGGAATTTCATAGATGCTAGTATGTCACGTCCGTCTGATCCAAAGACACTAAAAATATTGCGGGAGTTGGAAGGAATCTAAATGTATTAAAAGTAAAATAGAAAAAGGCTCGTTGAAAATAGATTATGTCTATTTTCAAGGGGCTCTTTTTTTGTGGATATTGTTGTATATTTGTGCAGATGGAACAGGATTGATATATGATAAGAATGTATAACTATGGACGATAACGGGAAACACTTGACTGCGGGACTTAGGAGAGGTAAGGAAGAGGCTTTTGCTTATGTGTTTCGTATGTATTATAGTCCGTTATTAAATTATGCCGGACGTATTTTGAAAGATGTGGAGGCAGCGAATGACGTGGTGCAGGAGTGTTTTTGTCGGTTGTACGAGCGGCGCAGAGAATTGCGTAAAGAACTTCAGGTTCGACCTTATCTTTATAAGTCTGTTTATAATGCTTGTATGGATGCAATCAAGCATCAGAAGGTGGAGAGTAATTATATCAATCAGGAATTATTAGATTTTTATTTTTCGAAAGTCGTGGAGACTCCCGAGGCGGAGCAAGCTTTGCTGGATGAGGATTTGAAGGGAGCGATACAGGATGCTATAAATAAGTTGCCGGAACGATGCCGGGAGATATTCGTGTTGAGCAAAGTGGATGGACTTTCCAATAAACAGATTGCCGAACAATTAAATATATCCATGAAAACTGTTGAAGCACAAATGACTACAGCTTTTGTTCGTTTGCGGAAAGAGTTGGGATGGTTGTTGTGCTTTATTTTTATTCAAAATTTTTGAAAAATCTCTAGGGGTAAATTTGTCTTTAGTCGTTATAAGGATATAACGGATAAAGATATGATACAAGAATCTGATAAAGATGAATTGATTTTAAAAGTTTTGGACGGGATAGCAACACCGGACGAAATTCAGACTTTGGCTCGATGGATGGAAACGGATCCGTCGAACGAGGTTTATTTTGATCAATTGAAGAAAGCTTGGAATTTGACGAGTGGGCCAATTCCTTCCGAAGAGAGAGTGGAACATGAGTTGGGTAATTATATGGAATATATTCGCTCTAAACATCGGAAGTATTCTATTGGGCTACTTTTGAAATATGCAGCGATTGTCATGATACCTTTATTGTCCGTGATTTATTGGTTACAACTGGAAAAAGATGAAATTCCGTCTCAAATGGCTGTCGGTAATCCGGGAATTATACCGGGAGAACATAAAGCCATGTTGATAACAGCCCAAGGGCAGACAATCGCTTTATTACCTTCTCAGGAAAGAGATATTTGCGTGCAGGAGGATTTTGTGGTGAAAAACGGACAAGCTGGAATTGTTTACCAAGATTCGAAAAAGGCTGTTTCTACGTTACAATATAATACCTTGAAGACTCCACGAGGAGGTGAGTATACGGTAGTGTTGTCAGATGGAACGAAAGTGTATTTGAATGCCGCTTCAGAGTTGAAATATCCGGTACAATTTGATAGTAAAAAGCGGCAAGTGCATTTGTCGGGGGAGGCTTATTTTGAAGTGGCAAGAGACACGAATAGACCATTTTATGTGGTAACAGATGCCGTTCGGGTAAAAGTTTACGGGACGGAATTTAATGTGAATACTTATGGTATCGGTGGAACTCAGACCACGTTAGTATCAGGTAAAGTGGGGATTCGGGGAAAGAGTTCGGGACAGGAATATATGATGGAGCCTTTACAATTGGCCGAGTTTGATGTGAATGGGGAATTTAAAGGAATCCGAAATGTAAATGCTGGGACTTATACGGCTTGGAAAGAAGGTTTTTTCGTGTTTGAGAATGAGGGATTGGAAGATATTTTGAATCGTTTGTCTCGTTGGTATGACGTGGATGTGTTTTATGGAAGTGAAAAAGTGAAAGGATATCATTTTACCGGGCATATGGAGAAATATGAAGATGTAGAAATTATTTTAAATGCGATTAGTAAGATGGTTGGTGTACATTTTACAATAAAGGATAGAACAATTGTAGTTACAGAATAAAAAGCGGAGAGTGTTAACACACCCTCCTTGTTGTGTTAAGCGATAGAAGTCCTAGGAAAACGTACTGTCGCTAGTAATAATTTAATATTGCGAATATATGGAAAAAAAACGATTATGTCTGTCCCTAGGAGGACATAGAAAACGAAAAATTTTGTTAGTGATGAAACTATGTATTTCATTGTTGTTATGCTTTACGTTGGGTTTGTCTGCATCAACGTTAGCTCAACAGAAACGGGTAAATCTTGATTTAAAGCAAGTTCCGATTAAAGTATTATTTGATGAAATTCAAAAACAAACTAATTTGTCATTTGTATTTAATACAGAACAGACGGCGAAATTAGGAGAGGTTTCCGTACGAGCAATTGACGAAACGGTGGAGAATGTTTTGCGTAAAGTGTTGATGAATACGGGAATGCTATTTGAATTTGACGGAACATTAATCATTGTTCGTCCAGATGAACCGCAAAAAAAAGAGGTGACGAAGATTAATGTAACCGGTACGGTAAAAGATGAGAATGGGGAATTTTTACCAGGTGTAACGATTTTATTGAAGGGGTCTCAGCTCGGTACGGTTACCGATGTTGATGGTAAATTTAATTTTGAATTACCGAAGCAGGATAGTCTTGTACTTGTTTTCTCGTTTATAGGATACAAACAGCAAGAGATAAAAGTGAATAGTGAGAATTTACAACCATTATCGATTGTGTTAAAAGAGGAGGTAACAGAAGTGGGTGAAGTTGTTGTTACCGGTTACTTCGAACGTAGAAAAGACAGTTATACCGGGGCGGCAACAACCTTTTCCGGAGAAGAATTGAAACAAATATCTACGGGTAATGTTTTGACAACGCTTTCTACGCTTGATCCCTCTTTTAAGCTTGTTGAAAATTTAGATATGGGAAGTAATCCGAATTATGTTCCGGAATTTACAATTCATGGTGGCGGAAATCTGCAAAGTGATTATGAAAATTCTCCTAATATGCCAACCTTTATTATGGATGGATTCGAGGTTTCTTCGGAAAAAGTTTTCGATATGGATCCCAACCGGATTGCTAGTATTACAATCCTAAAGGATGCAGCTGCTACGGCTATTTACGGTTCGCGAGCTGCTAACGGTGTAGTCGTAATTGAAACTAAAGCTCCTCAAATGGGAAAACTTAGGGTATCTTATAATTTTTCAGGAGATTTTGAAATAGCGGATTTGAGCGATTATAATTTGATGAATGCAGAGGAAAAATTGGAATATGAGCGACTTGCTGGTTTGTATTCTCATTCTAATGTGCAATTAGGGGACGAACTGATGGACAGATACAATGAGATTTTAGCTTTGATTCAATCAGGTATCGACACCGATTGGATTGCCAAACCTGTAAAAAATGTAGGTTTCAGTCATAAGCATTCTTTATTGGTGGAGGGTGGAGATGACAAATTACGTTACGGTTTGACTCTGACTTATCAAAACAAAGATGGGGTGATGAAAGGTTCCGGACGCGACAATTTGGGTATCGATGTACAACTTCAATATCGATATAAGACCTTAAAATTTATGAATGACCTCTCCTTTAATCGGGTAACAACGAGCAATTCTCCTTATGGTGATTTTTCAGAATATACTTATATGAATCCGTATTACTATCCGTATGCGGATAACGGAAATCCTCAGAAAGTGTTGTATACCTATGAAAATGGAGAAGAAGTTTGGAATCCCTTGTATAATGCTAGTTTAGGGACTAAAGATGAACAAGCTTATGATGATTTTCTTAATAATTTCTCTTTGGAATGGAATGTTTTGAGTGGTTTGAAGTTGAAAGGTAATATTTCTTTAAATCGTAAAACGGTTACGTCAGATAAGTTTTTGCCGGGAGAGCATACATCATTTCAGAATAGTTCTTTGAACGGTAGTTATACTAAAACCATAGAGGAATATTTTACTTATGATGCCAATGTAACTTTGTCTTATACCCGTTCTTTCGGGAAACATCAGTTGAATGGAGTCGGGGTTTGGAATGTTAAGGAAACCCGGTCAGATATGTTTGAAACGGTTGCTTACAATTTCCCTAATAGTAATATGGACCACATTGGTATGGGAATTGAGTATGGTAAAGGGGACCAACCGGATGGCAATTACGAAGTGAGTCGTTTAATGGGGTTTGTTGCCAATTTTAATTACGGATATGATAATCGCTATCTAGTGGATGCCTCTATTCGAAGCGATGGTTCGTCTTTGTTCGGTTCAGATAAACGCTGGGGAACTTTCGGTTCTATTGGTCTTGCATGGAATCTACACAATGAAAGTTGGATGAAAAATCTGGGTTGGTTTGATCAGTTAAAATTACGCGGGTCATGGGGAACTACTGGTGGACAAAATTTCTATCCATATCAAGCCATGATGATGTTTTCTTACAAAGATGAATTACTGAGTTCTCGGGAGGATTCGGAAGATGAAAATAATAGCCAAACTTATGATGGTTATATCGGTGCTTTGTTAAAAGCGTTTGGTAATACAAACCTTAAATGGCAAAAAACGGAAAAAAGAAGTATTGGATTGGATTTTACATTGCGAAATAGTAGAATTAGTGGTTATTTAAATTTCTATAAGGATATATCCAAATCCGTACTTACGGACGTTTTAGTTGCTCCTTCTCTTGGTTTTACATCTTATAAGGATAACCTTGGAGAAGTAGAAAACAAGGGAATCGAACTGAACGTACGGGCAACTCTTATTCAGCGTCCGGCTAATGGTTTGCGTTGGGATGTATTCTTGAATGTCGTAAAAAATAAAAATCGATTGATGAAATTAAATGATGCACTTGCGGCTTGGAATAAGACCCAAGATGATGAAATTACAGATGAAGATAATAAAGAGGCTAGTCGACCGGTAGTACGTTATCAAGAAGGAGAATCCATTAATACCATTTGGGCAAATGAATCTTTGGGAATTGATCCTGTTACCGGTGATGAAGTGTTTCTAGATTTAAATGGCCGACGTGTAGATTCTTGGAGCGCTTCCAATTATAAACCAATGGGTTGTGAAGATCCGAAATTTGAAGGTAATTTTGGAACCATGTTGAATTATAAAGGATTCCAGTTAAGTGCTTATTTCAAATATAGTTATGGAGGAGATATATACAATCAAACATTGGTGGATAAAGTTGAAAATGTTGATCCTTTGAAAAATGCAGACCGGAGAGTCCTTTATGATCGTTGGCAGAAAGTTGGAGATGTTGCCAAATTTAAAGCGATAGATAATACTACAACGACCTATCCGACATCTCGTTTTATCGAAGAACAGAATTATATTACGTTATCTTCGTTAAACCTTTCATACGAATTTAATCCGGAAGTATTGAAATTTTTACACGTTGAAAGACTGAAATTATCACTAATCGGTAATGATATATTTAGGGTTTCTACGGTGAAAATGGAACGGGGTATTACTTATCCCTATGCTAGAACATTCTCC
Proteins encoded in this region:
- a CDS encoding thioredoxin family protein; translation: MKRLISLFCCLCLFIPTFAQTTFQELTLKDALEKAKTENKYVFVDCYTSWCGSCKLMTENVFPSKTVGNYMNNKFVCVKFDMEKEEGIDIQQKYQIMSYPTFLVLKTDGTLLSRIVGAILDEDKFIKRVDSVFMENSVIQLEGEYMAGNRKMDFLLRYIKALLASENTTKAKSIALDVITSLEDKQKCTAPYWFIYEDYRLSPVGSGNLAYLLKHVEQFRQGIGVERVDKKLGILFALQLESILRGANKNITLQEVGKLKVTLDTFKLTGQDYLYGYIDLINGIMTGNTGVSLEAYKRVFPFVADEKIATFYFMPIMYFKDKWSVEQKKELAVLTDQLIKKVQLPELKSSLYEIKTNILTK
- a CDS encoding TlpA family protein disulfide reductase: MMKWLFIFFMVCPLIGWSQIRVEPVLVHDTVELKVGDRVPGFIFRDTAKQEISLKQFKGKYVVIDVWASWCYPCKKEYPTLRRLSKEYKNVVFVSLSCDTEEQRWRNELWWGKMDGYQWWIAGDESSMIAFRVKAIPRLILLDRKGRVMDLKLPQPSSPEFEKILKELEKDNKK
- a CDS encoding FecR family protein, coding for MIQESDKDELILKVLDGIATPDEIQTLARWMETDPSNEVYFDQLKKAWNLTSGPIPSEERVEHELGNYMEYIRSKHRKYSIGLLLKYAAIVMIPLLSVIYWLQLEKDEIPSQMAVGNPGIIPGEHKAMLITAQGQTIALLPSQERDICVQEDFVVKNGQAGIVYQDSKKAVSTLQYNTLKTPRGGEYTVVLSDGTKVYLNAASELKYPVQFDSKKRQVHLSGEAYFEVARDTNRPFYVVTDAVRVKVYGTEFNVNTYGIGGTQTTLVSGKVGIRGKSSGQEYMMEPLQLAEFDVNGEFKGIRNVNAGTYTAWKEGFFVFENEGLEDILNRLSRWYDVDVFYGSEKVKGYHFTGHMEKYEDVEIILNAISKMVGVHFTIKDRTIVVTE
- a CDS encoding TlpA family protein disulfide reductase, encoding MLVIKKIMIVLACILMSGVRDKSEDTTFKFLFPANETRKVDLEFQDQRTTLTFVPWDSLRVASVSLALSGGKYACLWVGEMPYVIWLEAGKPWTARFEGNRWFFEGVGANVNNYLNKYDVEQIYFIDYYRITNREFREKLDRVMNKREEALRVASLDSGFVKQERKRLRYIKNNHLASAVVYGEVEDRESDLLEDTYAELQKAVIEDTTSWEIPEYRESMDRVMHALIRMKELKGSFYDISLELLRQTISTFKDERLIEYIVNKNVMAYMKALSVGTTGEMDSIFRNWVHQPILVEAYDNLCRANRKLEKGQPAVPFTFPDINGKEISLSDFKGKYVYVDLWATWCGPCNAEIPSLKKLEEEFQGRNIYFVSISCDKSQDEWEKFVKERQMGGIQLHMRGDNKYMEELGNNGIPRFLLIDREGNFIDASMSRPSDPKTLKILRELEGI
- a CDS encoding RNA polymerase sigma-70 factor; its protein translation is MDDNGKHLTAGLRRGKEEAFAYVFRMYYSPLLNYAGRILKDVEAANDVVQECFCRLYERRRELRKELQVRPYLYKSVYNACMDAIKHQKVESNYINQELLDFYFSKVVETPEAEQALLDEDLKGAIQDAINKLPERCREIFVLSKVDGLSNKQIAEQLNISMKTVEAQMTTAFVRLRKELGWLLCFIFIQNF
- a CDS encoding thioredoxin family protein, which encodes MKKFVLLFTCMLIAISVFAQTNFQELTLAKALGKAKMENKYVFVDCYTSWCGPCKMMTANVLPLKEVGEYMNETFVCVKFDMEKGEGRDIQQKYKVSSYPTFLVLNVDGSLLHAVVGASATGEEFVARVKEAFDDNSAGKLAVEYEKGNRDRDFLMTYIKALVKACDVEKAHKISEDVLASLSDDEKCTEPYWFIYENLDLSPIGSNNMMYLLQHVDQFRQGVGVEKVDSVVGNLFAIQLENILRGRNRTVTLEDVEVAGKMLESYHLEGHDYLNDYIALIKAVKTENTDDVIKLYKKVFPKMDAGKIAYLYFTPITTLKGKWSVKQKKALSALTKKIAGNVTSIPIQSSLMGFANITLPKL
- a CDS encoding SusC/RagA family TonB-linked outer membrane protein, whose translation is MKLCISLLLCFTLGLSASTLAQQKRVNLDLKQVPIKVLFDEIQKQTNLSFVFNTEQTAKLGEVSVRAIDETVENVLRKVLMNTGMLFEFDGTLIIVRPDEPQKKEVTKINVTGTVKDENGEFLPGVTILLKGSQLGTVTDVDGKFNFELPKQDSLVLVFSFIGYKQQEIKVNSENLQPLSIVLKEEVTEVGEVVVTGYFERRKDSYTGAATTFSGEELKQISTGNVLTTLSTLDPSFKLVENLDMGSNPNYVPEFTIHGGGNLQSDYENSPNMPTFIMDGFEVSSEKVFDMDPNRIASITILKDAAATAIYGSRAANGVVVIETKAPQMGKLRVSYNFSGDFEIADLSDYNLMNAEEKLEYERLAGLYSHSNVQLGDELMDRYNEILALIQSGIDTDWIAKPVKNVGFSHKHSLLVEGGDDKLRYGLTLTYQNKDGVMKGSGRDNLGIDVQLQYRYKTLKFMNDLSFNRVTTSNSPYGDFSEYTYMNPYYYPYADNGNPQKVLYTYENGEEVWNPLYNASLGTKDEQAYDDFLNNFSLEWNVLSGLKLKGNISLNRKTVTSDKFLPGEHTSFQNSSLNGSYTKTIEEYFTYDANVTLSYTRSFGKHQLNGVGVWNVKETRSDMFETVAYNFPNSNMDHIGMGIEYGKGDQPDGNYEVSRLMGFVANFNYGYDNRYLVDASIRSDGSSLFGSDKRWGTFGSIGLAWNLHNESWMKNLGWFDQLKLRGSWGTTGGQNFYPYQAMMMFSYKDELLSSREDSEDENNSQTYDGYIGALLKAFGNTNLKWQKTEKRSIGLDFTLRNSRISGYLNFYKDISKSVLTDVLVAPSLGFTSYKDNLGEVENKGIELNVRATLIQRPANGLRWDVFLNVVKNKNRLMKLNDALAAWNKTQDDEITDEDNKEASRPVVRYQEGESINTIWANESLGIDPVTGDEVFLDLNGRRVDSWSASNYKPMGCEDPKFEGNFGTMLNYKGFQLSAYFKYSYGGDIYNQTLVDKVENVDPLKNADRRVLYDRWQKVGDVAKFKAIDNTTTTYPTSRFIEEQNYITLSSLNLSYEFNPEVLKFLHVERLKLSLIGNDIFRVSTVKMERGITYPYARTFSLSAQLTF